One window of Nostoc sp. C052 genomic DNA carries:
- a CDS encoding cupin domain-containing protein — translation MRKLSLILPLAILAFGSVVVKSQEISSPNTYTQSVTREVLASGYPTQDKKQILELVRYTIAPRTKLPTHTHPGMQIERVEAGTLTYTVVEGEAKVTKANGTELILQKGKTIQLTIGDSLVESAGMVHYGKNQTNKPIILLSASLFNANQPKAILTNPENR, via the coding sequence ATGAGGAAACTGTCTCTGATTCTCCCCTTAGCTATCCTAGCTTTTGGTAGTGTAGTTGTTAAGAGCCAAGAAATCTCCTCACCCAATACATACACTCAATCTGTTACCCGTGAAGTTTTAGCGAGTGGTTATCCTACTCAAGATAAAAAGCAGATTCTTGAGCTTGTACGCTATACCATCGCACCAAGAACAAAACTCCCTACTCATACTCATCCGGGAATGCAGATTGAACGAGTAGAGGCGGGAACTTTAACTTATACTGTTGTGGAAGGGGAAGCTAAAGTAACGAAAGCTAACGGCACAGAATTGATTCTTCAAAAAGGGAAAACTATACAGCTTACAATTGGAGATTCTTTAGTTGAATCTGCGGGAATGGTTCATTATGGAAAAAACCAAACAAACAAACCGATTATTCTGTTGTCTGCTTCTCTATTTAATGCTAATCAACCAAAAGCTATTTTAACCAATCCCGAAAACAGATAA
- a CDS encoding serine/threonine protein kinase, translating into MKAIKATKLWDHEQMTSQESPDFHQEILLERYQVQQELGKKAGRRSLLTRDLQTLELVVVKILSFGNEFEWNDLKLFEREAETLKALSHPAIPRYLNYFELDSPNSRGFALVQSYIPAQSLEAQLKAGRSFSEEEVKELAKAILEILKYLHGRQPPVIHRDIKPSNILLTNRSGNSVGEVYLVDFGSVQTIARRSSTMTVVGSYGYMPPEQFNGRATRASDLYSLGATLIYLVTGQHPGDLPQTDLRIEFEQAANISFSFKNWLSQMTEPIASQRFASVESALQALDQPGNATQTQRRTINSNPIKPPGCKVVLNKSADFIEVIVPGSGFFTKKVYVLLLFIICLPILSMPAIITFIITAIDTSYSSNYYMLCFFAVVLILSTIILVAKWVWVVLLLSSGKLRLLINQHQISLASHLFGIELHNLPPSPREYIIRLERMRESYNSAGLIIWAGLRKYRFLYEGEFFTLTPPELDWLAYELSDWLDLAITKE; encoded by the coding sequence ATGAAAGCTATAAAAGCAACAAAGCTTTGGGATCACGAGCAAATGACAAGTCAAGAATCGCCAGATTTTCACCAAGAAATCCTGTTGGAAAGGTATCAAGTGCAACAGGAACTAGGCAAAAAAGCCGGACGGCGATCGCTGCTAACTCGTGACTTACAAACTCTAGAATTAGTAGTAGTCAAAATACTGTCCTTTGGTAATGAATTTGAATGGAACGATCTCAAATTGTTTGAACGGGAAGCTGAAACTCTCAAAGCACTTTCCCACCCAGCCATTCCCCGCTACCTTAACTACTTTGAGCTAGATTCACCCAACAGCAGAGGATTTGCACTCGTACAAAGTTATATCCCAGCCCAATCTCTAGAAGCACAACTTAAAGCTGGGCGTAGTTTCAGTGAAGAAGAAGTCAAAGAACTAGCAAAAGCGATTCTAGAAATTCTCAAATATCTGCATGGCCGTCAACCGCCCGTGATTCATCGTGACATCAAGCCAAGCAATATTCTATTAACAAATCGCTCTGGCAATAGTGTGGGTGAAGTGTACTTGGTAGATTTTGGTTCAGTGCAAACCATCGCCAGAAGAAGTAGCACTATGACAGTTGTGGGAAGTTACGGCTATATGCCACCAGAACAATTTAATGGTAGAGCTACTCGTGCTTCTGACCTTTACAGCTTGGGAGCAACTTTAATTTATTTAGTTACAGGTCAACATCCAGGCGATTTACCGCAAACAGACCTACGAATTGAATTTGAACAGGCTGCTAATATTAGCTTTAGCTTCAAGAATTGGTTAAGCCAGATGACAGAACCTATTGCGAGTCAACGTTTCGCCTCTGTTGAAAGCGCTTTGCAAGCTTTAGATCAACCTGGAAATGCAACCCAGACTCAGAGAAGAACTATTAATTCAAACCCAATAAAACCTCCTGGTTGTAAAGTTGTTTTAAATAAAAGTGCTGATTTTATAGAAGTTATTGTTCCAGGGAGCGGATTTTTTACCAAAAAAGTGTACGTATTATTACTTTTTATAATTTGTCTTCCTATTTTATCTATGCCTGCTATTATTACTTTTATAATTACTGCGATTGACACCTCTTATTCATCTAATTATTATATGCTATGCTTTTTCGCAGTTGTACTTATATTATCTACAATTATACTTGTTGCAAAATGGGTATGGGTTGTTTTACTGTTGTCATCAGGTAAATTGCGACTTCTTATCAATCAGCATCAGATTTCCTTGGCTTCTCATCTGTTTGGAATTGAGCTTCATAATCTACCTCCAAGTCCAAGAGAATATATTATTCGTTTAGAACGGATGAGAGAAAGTTACAATTCTGCTGGCTTGATAATCTGGGCAGGACTACGAAAGTATAGGTTTTTATATGAGGGAGAATTTTTTACTCTCACTCCTCCAGAACTTGACTGGCTAGCTTATGAACTTAGTGATTGGCTTGACTTAGCAATTACTAAAGAGTAA
- a CDS encoding ATP-binding protein — MAKLKISKKISTALINSLGAGVVPRVGVEYIAVGRDKELKSLLQNLDDIAEGVAAFRFIIGNYGSGKSFILQLIRNRAMEQGFVVADADLSPERRLAGSNNEGVATYRELMSHLATKTRPDGGALVSILEGWINKIQQDVVKETEMRPNDDGFDDQVESKIREVVQYIEDLVHGFDFGSVIIAYWRGYRMDDDNLKNAAMRWLRGEFTTKVEAKAALGVRVIIDDDSWYDYIKLFAKFVAEIGYKGLLILVDEAVHLYQISTTVTREKNYNRLLAMFNDTMQCKAEHLGIVVGGTTKFLEDPKRGLFADQAWQRRTKESRFVAQANVQEHLGPVIRLNPLSEAEILTLLQRLAEIHALNFGYEQTLTNRELKEFVQEIINRLGAEALLTPGEIVRDFMSVLNILHQNPGIAFGELIHGSKFKPTAMGKDADVDEDGAAEFSL, encoded by the coding sequence ATGGCAAAGCTCAAAATCTCGAAAAAAATCTCCACTGCTTTAATCAATTCCCTTGGTGCGGGGGTAGTACCAAGAGTAGGAGTTGAATATATCGCAGTAGGTCGAGACAAAGAACTAAAAAGCCTATTACAAAATCTCGATGATATTGCAGAAGGTGTAGCAGCATTTCGCTTTATAATTGGTAATTACGGTTCTGGGAAAAGTTTTATACTGCAACTAATTCGCAACCGCGCTATGGAACAAGGTTTTGTAGTAGCTGATGCTGATTTATCCCCGGAACGCCGATTAGCTGGAAGTAACAATGAAGGTGTAGCGACTTATCGAGAATTAATGAGCCACCTAGCTACAAAAACTCGTCCTGATGGTGGTGCTTTAGTCTCGATTTTAGAAGGATGGATTAATAAAATTCAACAAGATGTGGTTAAAGAAACTGAAATGCGTCCCAATGACGATGGTTTTGATGACCAAGTTGAATCGAAAATAAGGGAAGTAGTTCAGTATATTGAAGATTTAGTTCACGGTTTTGATTTTGGTAGCGTGATTATCGCTTATTGGCGTGGCTACCGAATGGATGATGATAATTTAAAAAATGCAGCAATGCGCTGGCTGCGGGGAGAATTTACTACTAAAGTTGAGGCGAAAGCAGCTTTAGGAGTGCGCGTTATTATTGATGATGATAGTTGGTATGACTATATAAAACTGTTTGCGAAATTTGTAGCTGAAATTGGTTATAAAGGACTGTTAATTTTAGTTGATGAAGCCGTACATTTATATCAAATATCTACTACAGTCACGCGGGAAAAGAATTATAATCGACTCCTGGCAATGTTTAACGATACTATGCAGTGTAAAGCAGAACATCTTGGCATTGTTGTTGGTGGAACAACTAAATTTTTAGAAGACCCCAAACGCGGACTTTTTGCAGACCAAGCTTGGCAAAGACGCACAAAAGAAAGTCGTTTTGTTGCCCAAGCTAATGTTCAGGAACATTTAGGGCCAGTTATTCGGTTGAACCCGTTAAGTGAAGCAGAAATATTAACGCTTCTGCAACGTTTAGCTGAGATTCATGCACTCAATTTTGGGTATGAACAGACTTTGACAAATCGTGAATTGAAAGAGTTTGTGCAAGAAATTATTAATCGTTTGGGTGCAGAAGCATTACTGACACCAGGGGAAATTGTGCGAGATTTTATGAGTGTGCTGAATATTCTTCACCAAAATCCGGGAATTGCGTTTGGTGAATTAATTCATGGTTCTAAATTTAAACCTACTGCTATGGGTAAGGATGCAGATGTCGATGAGGATGGCGCAGCAGAATTTAGTTTGTGA
- a CDS encoding tellurite resistance TerB C-terminal domain-containing protein, producing the protein MQSVMISNRFILVIVAFSVSFGLSLVPSWDFNKAFLTSVITAATIYAAAVFVDKRRRNYEMFVLGSLRKRIKDMEGLKARVVREINQIEEHHNLLYAESQHLQNQVTESRNQRDSLHRELRTFAGQKKQLENEINSLQTEIDNLQENQTELNNAFSILTAEKRRLESNCNVSRAEITQLQSQISELQQQKQEVESNLTLLGRLKPQLEEKLYELRIAIQELEVETTQKNQLLVATKTERENIQAILNSSQTQIAEQKAELQQLQGQVSLLQEERDSLQNQVWELLQQVETFNSEPFTENSPEDDIELFPFSEIIETSAVIKTSDAETSENIPEEWADFLENIPGHELQVLKAIVEQDNPNGDIKKIAEANITMPNLLIDSINERANDTIGELIINTDSENPKVYQEHITHIRKMIATYEDLMARHASSN; encoded by the coding sequence ATGCAATCAGTAATGATCAGCAATCGATTTATACTAGTGATAGTTGCCTTTAGTGTGAGTTTTGGACTTAGCCTTGTCCCAAGCTGGGATTTTAATAAAGCCTTTCTCACCAGTGTAATTACTGCCGCAACTATCTATGCAGCAGCAGTCTTCGTAGATAAGCGACGCAGAAATTATGAAATGTTTGTTTTAGGTTCTCTCCGCAAGCGAATTAAAGATATGGAGGGATTAAAAGCTCGTGTAGTCAGAGAAATAAATCAAATCGAAGAACATCATAATTTATTATATGCCGAATCACAACATCTGCAAAATCAAGTTACAGAAAGCCGTAATCAAAGAGATAGTCTACATCGAGAGTTAAGAACATTTGCCGGACAAAAAAAGCAGCTAGAAAATGAAATCAATAGTCTGCAAACTGAAATTGATAACTTGCAGGAAAATCAAACCGAATTGAACAATGCTTTTTCTATCCTCACAGCAGAGAAGCGTCGTCTAGAATCTAATTGTAATGTGTCTCGTGCTGAAATCACTCAGTTGCAAAGTCAAATTTCTGAACTCCAGCAGCAGAAACAAGAAGTTGAAAGTAATTTAACTCTTTTAGGCAGACTCAAACCCCAATTAGAAGAAAAACTATACGAATTGCGAATTGCAATTCAAGAGCTAGAAGTTGAGACAACCCAAAAAAATCAATTGCTTGTAGCAACGAAAACTGAAAGAGAAAATATCCAAGCTATCCTGAATTCTTCACAAACCCAAATAGCAGAACAAAAAGCCGAATTACAGCAGTTGCAAGGGCAAGTTTCGTTATTGCAAGAAGAACGAGACTCATTGCAAAATCAAGTATGGGAATTACTACAACAAGTAGAAACATTTAATTCAGAGCCTTTTACTGAAAATTCCCCAGAAGATGATATTGAATTGTTTCCTTTTTCTGAAATAATTGAAACTTCAGCCGTCATTAAAACTTCGGATGCTGAGACATCGGAGAATATACCCGAAGAATGGGCTGATTTTCTAGAAAATATCCCAGGACATGAGTTACAAGTCTTAAAAGCTATAGTTGAACAAGATAATCCCAATGGTGATATTAAAAAAATTGCCGAAGCAAACATCACTATGCCGAATCTATTAATCGATTCTATAAATGAACGAGCAAATGATACTATTGGTGAATTAATAATTAATACAGATTCGGAAAATCCAAAAGTTTATCAGGAGCATATAACCCATATCAGGAAAATGATTGCAACGTATGAAGACCTTATGGCTAGACATGCTTCGTCAAATTAA
- a CDS encoding ATP-binding protein, translated as MPMASTSSYTKVQHLQRQAASLLLYQSVLQSEVGMAFLELLQAIRYTEADARGCLQAYGSYFHALAARNQNWEDYLITQLLFSENPFTRLAQQRGFEDLPPAIVAAVHHDLQVLQSLYECSSASLSEWVQGVAHMPISPVVWYKEQELVGVETKFATYLQELDNWGDAVEELAAYYRQCGSGLFAEYRALRWQAGQFIGIRYSDPIKLSALVGYESQRDALLKNTEFLLSGEMALHVLLYGSRGSGKSSLVKSLLNEYSNRSLRLLEVAKSDLKDLPKIVEHLRDVSQKFIIFVDDLSFEEDDDAFKALKVVLEGNLTARPKNVVVYATSNRRHLIREFFVDRPAPKDNEEIHAWDTMQEKLSFSDRFGLTLTFEPANQKTYLKIVQHLAAQAEINITQEDLEFQALQWATRHNGRSGRTARQFIDFLKADLTLFHANKNTPNI; from the coding sequence ATGCCAATGGCAAGTACTTCCTCATATACAAAGGTTCAACATCTCCAGCGCCAAGCAGCCTCACTTTTACTGTACCAGTCTGTTCTCCAAAGCGAAGTGGGGATGGCATTTCTGGAACTGTTGCAAGCTATACGTTACACTGAAGCCGATGCAAGGGGTTGTCTCCAAGCCTACGGCAGTTACTTCCACGCTTTGGCTGCTAGAAATCAAAACTGGGAAGATTATTTAATTACTCAACTTCTCTTCTCTGAGAATCCTTTTACAAGGTTGGCCCAACAGCGAGGATTTGAAGATTTGCCCCCAGCAATAGTTGCAGCAGTTCACCATGATTTACAAGTATTGCAAAGTCTCTATGAATGTAGCAGCGCTTCTTTAAGCGAGTGGGTACAAGGCGTTGCTCACATGCCGATTTCACCAGTAGTGTGGTATAAAGAGCAAGAATTGGTAGGAGTAGAGACAAAGTTCGCTACATATCTACAAGAGTTAGATAATTGGGGTGATGCTGTAGAAGAGTTAGCAGCTTATTATCGGCAATGTGGCTCTGGTTTATTTGCAGAATATCGCGCTTTACGCTGGCAAGCTGGTCAGTTTATCGGTATTCGGTATTCTGACCCAATTAAGCTGAGTGCCCTTGTCGGTTACGAGTCTCAAAGAGATGCTTTGCTCAAAAATACAGAGTTTTTATTATCAGGAGAGATGGCACTCCACGTATTACTTTACGGTAGTCGGGGTTCTGGCAAATCTTCTTTGGTGAAATCTTTGTTGAATGAATATAGCAATCGCAGCCTCCGCTTGTTGGAAGTGGCAAAATCTGATTTAAAAGACCTACCAAAAATCGTGGAACATTTACGAGATGTGTCACAAAAATTTATTATTTTTGTCGATGACCTTTCCTTTGAAGAAGATGATGATGCTTTTAAAGCTCTCAAGGTAGTTTTAGAAGGTAATTTAACCGCACGGCCTAAAAATGTAGTGGTATACGCTACTTCCAATCGCCGCCACCTGATTCGCGAGTTTTTTGTGGATAGACCTGCACCTAAGGATAACGAAGAAATCCATGCTTGGGATACGATGCAGGAGAAGCTTTCGTTTAGCGATCGCTTTGGTTTAACCTTGACCTTTGAACCAGCCAATCAAAAAACTTATTTGAAAATTGTACAACATCTAGCCGCCCAAGCTGAAATTAACATTACCCAAGAAGATTTGGAATTTCAAGCATTACAATGGGCAACTCGCCATAATGGTCGTTCTGGACGTACAGCACGGCAGTTTATTGATTTTCTCAAAGCAGATTTAACACTTTTTCATGCAAATAAAAATACACCCAACATCTAA
- a CDS encoding TMEM14 family protein — MNLGIVAAFAYGILAILGGIIGYIQATSIVSLLSGSISGLLLIIAAFFQLQGHTWGSILAVLVTAILVVFFAFRLAKTRKFMPAGLMTILGMLALAVMANQMVERLPKGGGKLVLFFNHLQE, encoded by the coding sequence ATGAATTTAGGTATAGTTGCTGCTTTTGCCTACGGCATTTTAGCGATTCTTGGTGGCATTATTGGCTACATTCAGGCTACAAGTATAGTTTCACTCCTAAGTGGTAGTATTAGTGGTTTATTACTAATAATTGCCGCTTTTTTTCAACTCCAAGGGCATACCTGGGGTTCGATTTTAGCAGTATTAGTTACTGCTATTTTAGTAGTCTTCTTTGCATTTCGATTGGCAAAAACACGCAAGTTTATGCCTGCGGGATTAATGACGATTTTGGGTATGCTGGCATTGGCGGTGATGGCGAATCAAATGGTGGAACGTTTGCCCAAAGGTGGGGGGAAGTTGGTTTTGTTCTTCAACCATCTTCAGGAATAA